Genomic DNA from Telopea speciosissima isolate NSW1024214 ecotype Mountain lineage chromosome 2, Tspe_v1, whole genome shotgun sequence:
tttgctATTCCAAaaccccacttcttctcttcttctaatttATCTATTTGaatagagacagagagagagagagacagagagagagagagagaataactCGTTGATGATCCCCATTTATTcacaaattatatatatatatttggttcGCTTCCAAGAGACTTCCCTAAACGTGTGTAGTTTGGCTATCTGGCAATCCCAAATTCACGGGTGACATTGGACTGATCACCCAAAAACCGGGTTCGGACTGAACTGAATTCGATTGGATGGTCTGGTTAACCTTGACCCAGAACTAAAAGAAGCACAATCCAAACAGGGCTGCGAGGCTGGACTGATCGAGAATTTTTAACTTTCAAACACaaatactacaacaacaacaacaacatagccttatggCCCTTATCCCAACTAAGCAAATATTAATTGAGAGCACTCCAAATTGTTGGAATTCAGTGCAGGAATTGGGAACCTATATTATAAGATTGTGTTTAGATCATTGGGGTTTAGCTAGAATCTTGAGAATTAAGATATTTGGGTAACAAATTTAGGTGAATTAGATTTAAATTAGGAGTATACAGACTCCCAAGACTATACATCATTTTAGAGTTTTGAACTCCAACCTAATTATTGGAGATTTTTAACATATTCTCATCATTTGATTGAGGGGAATGTAGTTGGAAATTATAAAACATGGAAAAACCACTTACAAGGATTAGGGTTATCTTGGCCTCTTTGCTTAGGCTTTTCTAGTTTTCTTTACATGATTGTACTAATTGAGAGCTTGTTAATATATGAATCGTATTCTCTAATGAATGTTAAAGAAAATCTCTGAATGGACTCGTAAGATATCCATCCAAACCAAATACAATCTAAAAGTAAATATGTAAGAGTAAGTACCCAAAAACAGGTTTCCAAAGAGAAATTCATCCCATGCATCAAATGAATGGTTCTTTGTTTGGCGAGGAAAGAAATTTACCTAAAATTcaacaactcaactcaacttaTCTAAACAAAATTGGATTTAACTACATgaatcctttttctccaatcaattctattcaaagccatataTATTTGTTACTAATCCTAAACTATACCGGTCTTTTGTAAAAGTGATCAAGGAACAGATCTACCGATGATATGATCTTTTTGTAGAAtacaattattattttttgtttctcatttGAATCATTCATCACTTTAATCAATGTCGGCCTGAATAATTTATTAGAAGGAAACAAAACTCCAAAACCCAATTACCATGCAAGCTCATCAAGGTTAGTTTGAAAGCTAGCTTGGGGCAACACAATAAAACAAGGAACTGTACTGTGTGGAAGTGGGTAAAGAAGAGATGGAGCATAATTAATTTGATGTATTATTAGTTGTACGAAGGAACGTAAGGCAAAATGAATGAAATTATTAGCAAGTGGTGTGTTTTAGTGTGTTTGTTGTCTCACTATGTATTCAAATGATAGATCTCGATCAAACAGGCCAGGAATTAGGTTCCTAGGCTAGCTCGATCGTGTTCTTGGCCATATCTGAATGAAACTTTGGTACGTACAGGAATTCAAGtttttataactttttttttttttttttttttttctttttcttcagagGTATATATATTTCTCACCCTCATGCCATTAATATAACTAATCCTCCAAAGAAAGTCACTGGCGGGAAAGAAGCTCAAACTAACGTCCATACTCTGCAACAAAAcagagtatatatatatatatatatatatatgtgctCTCTTATTGTTCCATGGCACTGATGGAAGGAAGttatttttcattctttaatttatatatatatatagccaaAAGCTACAAGAAAGGATACAATTATTCTTTAAAAACTCTTTGTTAACATGGCCACCTTCATTGTGGCACATGGCCGACCGTTGGATAAAGAGAACATTAATGTCTCTTCTCTAACAAATGTGGACATCATGGAAACCCACCAAATTGCAGTTTTGatattctaataatattctctatctcttctctctctctcttattagagaATAAGAAAAGATTAGGGATCGGTGAGGCAATATTGGGCTTATAattataaagttttttttttttttacattaatGAAAATCCGATAGATATCCCCGAGTTCGATCTCTTTCTAATCCTAACCTTCTGTCTCTCTAAAACCCCatatgttatatatatatatatatggcctCACTATCACATAATTAGTACGTGATtctaattttatcatttttcccCTCCCAAGTTTTGTGATTCCACCTTGCTAACAATACCCTTGCAACCCATATTCTTGAATGTCTCTTTGCAAATAGTGTTCTTCTTTTCGTATCCTTGAAATGTCTTCTacaatttacccaaaaaaaaaaaaaaagtcttctaCATAATATCGACTTTTTTGTTCCcctcaaatattttgaattaaaaCATAGTAGATAACGataggaaaaggaaaataaaaagaaatcatacacacacacacacacacaataattttacgtggttcatccAATATGGGCTGCTTCCACTATCGTGATGAAGAAACTACAAACCCTCACACACACCTACTTGCAAGATCACTCCCAATATTTATATAGGGTTTTAAGATGCAATATTACAATATAGAAAAACTCTAGTTCTTCGAAAGTAAAAAGAATTACATGCTTCCagtaaaaaaatcttcaaaactgagatcaggcttcaccaataacacaatTACGTTGTTGATTAGATCTGATATAAAGGGCCATTATATACCTAGTCGGCTAGTCCCATCTATGTGGGATTCTGAGGGAGGTATGGGTTTGGAGTCGGTCCTAACTTTAATTACCATTTTTTTTGCACAATGTGTCAGCCCTTAAGATTCGAAATAATTGGTTATTGTTTGTACCTTTGGACAAACTTCCAGTCCTACGCCATATATATACTTAGTTGCATGTGATGCCTATAGCTCCAATATTGCTGTACGTACGTATGAAGCTCAtgttttttctaaaaaagtcTGGATAGTAACTGGGGTCTGGGTCTTTTCTAcatttataattatatattatattatatggcatcatcatcatcatcatcatcatcatcaataaaTTAAGGACGGAGTTCTCCATCACCTATGGCAAAATAAGAATCTCTTCTCTCACGGGATTCTGACGCTCAGATGAGACTCCTGAAACAATGGAAAGGGCAGTTCTGTACCTAATTACCAATCTACATGGAAAAGTGATTTCATTCATCTAGATTAGCCATCaagaaacacaaaacaaaaggaATTGAAGCCCCAGTTCAGGCCCAAACCAAGATTAGATGTGATAAGGGTAGCTAGGCACTATCAGCCGGGCTGGACATGCtacaaaaatgagaaaaaaagggGCCTAACCCAAGAACTGAAAATTTGTCACGAGATATGTCAAATGGTCCATATAACCAAGTTTTGGTATGGTCCCTAAAGTCGTCTGCTCACATGTCTAGTTTCAATCCAAACAGAGTTAACCATGAGGTAAAACAAATGGCTGAAAACGGGGAAAAGATCCAATAGTGATTAGAATACTAGTAGTAGCAGTATACATACACAGATAGAAACAAGTGCTAATACATGGGGGATAACAATTGAATGTGGGTTGaaattttgacatgtggtctaCCTCGGACATCTACTAGGTATCCAATATATAGTTGGATTTGCCATTTGACCTTTCATATGGTGGAATTAGGTATCTagactaggggtgtaaatgaatagccaaaatccgtttctgtatccatttagcactatccaaatccatccgaaagctaaacggatgcaaatacagataggctatagttatccgaaaaactatatttacatgtaaacggataaaatatccgatctgtatccatttagcactacccgaatccgtccgattgctaatcggatgcagatgcggatatagcactatccgagccgaatccgatccgtttacagtcCATAGTTACTTAAAACCCGTTTTTTAaacatcaatttttttaatttttttttttgactctcCCATAGTCCTAATTTTTCAAAGCTAAATTTTGCCATTGAATTTGAGGTATAATTTGACAAATGAGTAAGGAACCTTAGACTCTActtatccacaaaattttgGATAATATATAATCTGCCACGTGGACAAGATTTGGACTGTGTTGAGAAGGCTCTCAATttgccccaatttttttttttcttccgttGAGTTGAAAATACTCACAAAGACATGAAAATACAATCCCagtttattttttgggagattAGAGTAATTTCCTAATTACCATCACATAGGAAGTTAGACCTAATTTGATCATTCTCCAAAGCTACTGCTCAGCCTTTTTAAACTCGGAACCTGTCAGTCCCTGCCAATTATGGAATCGGTCTAAGAAATTATAAGAATTTGTCCCTCAGATATGAAATCTAACGATCCAATCCCAAAAATTTGGGATCCTAGAATCAGCTGCTCCAAAACGTGGGATTCGACCGATCCGATTCTGATATTTGAAACCATGCTTATTGCTCTGCTGGGTATCTCTATTAATTATGCCTCTGCTTTGACTGTCACTCCTCTTCTTCTACAGCTGTACTTCCTACATGACCCTTCCAGAATGTTAAAAGTCTTTTTTCTCCCATTGAAATGACCATTTGTCATTTATATTAATGTTAATGAGATAATCCACCACTATCATCCATCCCTTCCTTTTATTCCCTTTTTAAGTCAAAAAATTCCAATCCATCGCGAAGCTTCCACTTTAATTACAAAGATTTTTCAAGAACCAATAAATCATTCCAGAATCTTCAAGAAAACTTAAAATCTAACCCCCTTTATCGACCTATAAATTACTACCACCAAGAGACATAATTGGGTCAGTGTATTTTCTCAGGCAGTCGAAAATTCAAATATCCAAAAATCATCAAAGTCTCAACCGAACAGCTCTAGCTCTCCTTGGAATTTCGGTAAACACAAAAGAAGCAGTGAATTAAAATGATGTCGATCTCTCCATCGCTCTTCGACCGAGGGTTCAGCATATTTGATCCCTTCCAGAGTTTCTTCTCTGACAATTCCAATCTATTGGGTATTTCCACCAACACAGAGATGGATTggaaggaaaccaaagatgcCCATGTCTTCCAAGTGGATCTTCCAGGCCTCACCAAGAACGACGTGAAACTAGAGCTTCATGAAGGGAAGGTTCTTCAGATCACAGGGGAAAGGAGCGAAGTAGACGCAGCGGAGAAGGACGAGAAATGGCATTGCAAGGAGAGGACAGTTGGCAAGTTCACCCGGCGAATATTTCGTCTACCGGAGAACGCAAAGATGGATGAGATAAAAGCTACAATGGAGAACGGAGTGCTAACAGTGACTGTGccaaaaaatgaagatgaagaggtCAAGGAAACAAAGCACAGAGCCGTCGAAATCACTGGTGATGATGAACACCAACACCAACGTATTTCCAAAGGACTTGGTCGTTTCGTGTGTTGCAAAGCTTAACTAAATTCAttagagatgatgatgatgatgatgatataaaGCTAGAACTGGTTTTTGTGTTAATTAATAATCCGTGTGTTGGGGATTTCAattcttgtttgtttgtttgtgacTTTGGGTGGGTTTTGTTTTCTGTCTGTAGATTTGTTGGGCTTTCAACTTTAATTGCGTCACTTATGTAGTAAGCCATTTTCTTATGTACATAGATTTGTAAAGGGGACGAGGGTCCACAGTGAAATTAAAGCATATGCTATgcccattgtttttttttttttccaagtttCACAGGGTTTTAAGTTTCAAGCTGAGGTAGAAGAAATATTAATTTAACTTGCATTCTTCTTCATTTCCACTCTTTCTCTCTTacgggagaaagaacgctacctggtcatATGCAGTGTGTGGCACGTACttctgtgcccagacacagaacCACACGAAATGACTGATGCATCCCCatggaaaggtagaaatcccCAAGGACACAACGATCATTTTGCTCAGCcctatgtctgggtgcaagGGCTGCGCATTagatttccattcttttaatttcctttgcaaccaaacggagcctcaACGTTATTTTTTACCAATTGCCCACATCCAGACCTACTCTAAACTTTCTAGGCCCAGCCCTAGTTCCAGTATGCCTTCGCTTAACTTAGGCTGGGCTGGATCTACTCTGTAATCTCTTCTAGGCTAAGGGTTGCTCAAACACGGTCTGGGTAAATTTATACCAGAGGCAAACTGAACCACGTCCTTATTGGTCTATTTGATTCATGAGATCAATATTTTTCCAATTCATTTGGACATGGGAATGCTTACTTTTTTCCTTCAAATGGATCCGCTAAACTTTACTTCCACTTGAGTCATTCAATGTGCTGGTAGGGGTAAATGGGTTTCTGCACTGCCTAGAAGGATTTGTGGTGCTTCTCTCAAACTTTAGTATTTGCTTATATACTGACACACTTGTACTTATTCTTAAActgcattttaattttcaagacTAGATTATCATCAGTATGAGATCCGTGTAATGGGATGCAAACAATCAACTCCACAACCAAAGACTCGAAGAAGGAGCATCAGCTAGCAGGATCCATGTTAGCTTTGCTTGTTCACAGAGATGATTGGGGAGCTTAATGAATGGATTCAGACAAAAGTAACTAAAGAATGCAGGTACTAACAGAAGGAAGTTACTTACCTCAAGTCTATgtcaaaactaaaacaaaggTGTGTAATCTTTCTCCGAGTAATACAAACACAGGATGCAAGCAAATATCAAATGTAAATGTACTTATAACCAATGTGATTTGTGAATCATCCAAGACGATCTAGTTATTCAATGAAAACAGACAAAAGGGCAAGATGAAAACTATTGGATCCACAAACCAGAACTTTTACAGTCCTAAATCACATATCATGACTTCATATATAAGGGGATCAACCTGTCAAATGCCCCAGTGGATTCAGAGAACCATGCCATAACCATTGCTGGCAGATTTACACTGTCAGAAGTCAGAAAGAACATACCACAATATTTTGAGGCTTCATGTCCCTATGCCAAACTCCAGGTACAGTGTGAGTGTAAGCCAGCCCCCTAAAATTCTGGAGACCATCCCAAATCAGTTAACAGCAGGGTAAGAAACGTAAAATTATGCAAAACacacaacaaaagatggatatATACCAGGTAGGTCTAGAGTTTCAACATAGATGAATGGCATCCTCTGGTTCGCATTGCTGTAGTGATACACAGTCTTGGTGACCCATTCAATGACCAGGTTGAGTAAAAGCTTGTTTTTTACTGGTAgtagaaattagaaagaaaaaaaaacagcattCAGAGAAATCACATTTGGGTGATCCATGGGGCGCACGAGCTGCAGCTTACCAGTCTCCAAGCATTTTTCCTGCAGAAAAATAGAAGTAGCATGAAATCAGGAATGAAACTGAAAGATGACTACAGTTGCTGCAGTACTTTGCCCATACCTGAAAGACAATTCCGAATGACCCAGTCCCCACAAAAGTTCTGCCATATAACTGATGGCCTGTGAGGTACAACAAAAAATGCATTAGGACTCAACCTGTAGAAGAATAATGTTTCGTAGAAGACTCCTAATTCAAcccttcaaagttgaaagttCTTGCACTACCAGAGAAATAGAGAGGCAATGCCATGTAGGCTGACCACCAATTTTCTAGGAAGAGTGATAATTCTTAAcacattttaaattttttaaaagaattattACAACACTGTAATAGAAATTGCAAGAAATATGAATTGTAAGAGAAATATATAGCACAAGAACAGACTGTCAGTAGGTTTCATTTGACCCACTTGCCTTAGCCATTTCTGCCTCCAATATTCGAAAATGATGTATAGTAAAATATCTCAACAACAGCAGCTGATATTTCCTTTTACATATATAAAGTAAAATATCTCAAATGGAATCCATTCACAAATCGAAAATACATTTCATAGAGGAGAAATTCAACAACATAGTTATAATCCACCGGA
This window encodes:
- the LOC122652163 gene encoding 17.8 kDa class I heat shock protein-like, translating into MMSISPSLFDRGFSIFDPFQSFFSDNSNLLGISTNTEMDWKETKDAHVFQVDLPGLTKNDVKLELHEGKVLQITGERSEVDAAEKDEKWHCKERTVGKFTRRIFRLPENAKMDEIKATMENGVLTVTVPKNEDEEVKETKHRAVEITGDDEHQHQRISKGLGRFVCCKA